Proteins from a single region of Verrucomicrobiota bacterium JB022:
- the alaS gene encoding alanine--tRNA ligase, producing the protein MTSAEVRQSFLDFFASKQHEIVPSASLLPTAPNLLFTNAGMNQFVPYFLGDRQAPYNRAADTQKCIRAGGKHNDLDDVGFDAYHQTFFEMLGNWSFGDYFKKEALEWSWELLTKIWGFPAERLYATVYMPKDGDPADFDQEAYDVWAGIFERAGLDPKKHIKYGGKKDNFWMMGDTGPCGPCSEIHMDLTAENKGEQVNADSPWCIELWNNVFIQFNATETGDFVPLKAKHVDTGMGFERVAGIIATTKGFKEYKVPPSNYNADLFEPIFRKITELSGRTYDRTLPVDPKHPTEVEMKDIVFRVLADHIRCLCCAIADGILPGNEGRNYVLRRILRRAVMYGRRLELKAGFFTELVDPVVQTLGGVFPELNERQDMIRKVIASEETAFDRTLDRGMAEFAKMTEGQSEVSGVQAFTLYDTYGFPLDLTQIIAGERGLKVDTSGFEVEMEKQRERARANQKKEIVRVTDDSSAKATPFVGYDPLQWRQLDAQVLDVVKNGDRTFLVFARTPFYAEMGGQVGDRGEARIGGQTVKILDTQKDSGGTFLHEVELDAATAAQAESWIGQSALLSLDLPNRHQIQRHHSATHILHWALRTVLGDHVHQAGSYVGPDRLRFDFAHFEAIKPEQLAEIERLCNEKILSNDSVRWYEIAFDQKPADVVAFFGDKYGDRVRVVEIGGTVSVEAAGQSYELTDRPEGGWSAELCGGTHVQATGEIGLLKVLADSAVSAGTRRIEAVAGEAALRLANDRWNLVDGLAKRFSSKPSEVEGRVLDLQDRLAQTERELKQLRAKAAAGQAEELLSLAKDKDGLSVLAVVLEVGNPNELRELGAKIHQKMQNGLLVAASVFGPKVTVCAFASDAAIKAGFKAGDIIRDLTNELGGKGGGKPDFAMGGGTEPGQLGGVLAKWQAKVVD; encoded by the coding sequence ATGACGTCTGCCGAAGTCCGCCAATCTTTCCTGGATTTCTTTGCCAGCAAGCAACACGAGATCGTGCCCTCGGCCTCGCTGCTGCCGACCGCGCCGAATCTGCTGTTTACGAACGCGGGGATGAACCAGTTCGTGCCCTACTTCCTGGGTGATCGCCAGGCCCCCTACAATCGGGCGGCGGACACGCAGAAGTGCATCCGCGCGGGCGGCAAGCACAACGACCTCGACGATGTGGGCTTCGACGCCTACCACCAGACGTTTTTCGAGATGCTGGGCAACTGGTCGTTTGGCGACTACTTCAAGAAGGAGGCGCTCGAATGGTCGTGGGAGCTGCTGACCAAGATTTGGGGCTTCCCGGCCGAGCGCCTGTATGCGACCGTCTACATGCCCAAGGATGGCGACCCGGCCGATTTCGACCAGGAGGCCTACGACGTGTGGGCGGGCATCTTTGAGCGCGCCGGGCTGGACCCGAAGAAGCACATCAAATACGGCGGCAAGAAGGACAATTTCTGGATGATGGGCGACACGGGCCCCTGCGGCCCCTGCTCCGAGATCCACATGGACCTGACGGCCGAAAACAAGGGCGAACAGGTCAACGCCGACAGCCCGTGGTGCATCGAGCTGTGGAACAACGTGTTCATCCAGTTCAACGCGACCGAAACGGGCGACTTTGTGCCGCTGAAGGCCAAGCACGTCGACACGGGCATGGGTTTTGAGCGCGTCGCCGGCATCATCGCGACGACCAAGGGTTTCAAGGAATACAAGGTCCCGCCGAGCAATTACAATGCGGACCTGTTCGAGCCGATCTTCCGCAAGATCACCGAGCTGAGCGGTCGCACCTACGACCGCACGCTGCCGGTCGACCCGAAGCACCCGACGGAAGTGGAGATGAAGGACATCGTCTTCCGCGTGCTGGCCGACCACATCCGCTGCCTCTGCTGCGCCATCGCCGACGGCATCCTGCCGGGCAACGAGGGTCGCAACTACGTGCTGCGCCGCATCTTGCGCCGCGCGGTGATGTATGGCCGTCGTCTGGAGTTGAAGGCCGGTTTCTTTACGGAGCTGGTCGATCCGGTGGTGCAGACCCTTGGCGGCGTCTTCCCGGAGCTGAACGAGCGCCAGGACATGATCCGCAAGGTGATCGCGAGCGAGGAAACCGCCTTCGACCGCACGCTCGACCGCGGCATGGCCGAGTTTGCCAAGATGACCGAAGGCCAGAGCGAAGTCAGCGGCGTGCAGGCCTTTACACTTTACGACACCTACGGCTTCCCGCTCGACCTGACCCAGATCATCGCGGGCGAGCGCGGCCTGAAGGTCGATACGTCAGGCTTTGAGGTGGAGATGGAGAAGCAGCGCGAGCGGGCCCGGGCCAACCAGAAGAAGGAAATCGTCCGCGTGACCGACGATTCGAGCGCCAAGGCCACGCCGTTCGTGGGTTACGACCCGCTGCAGTGGCGCCAGCTCGACGCCCAAGTGCTCGACGTAGTGAAAAACGGCGACCGCACCTTCCTCGTCTTTGCCCGCACCCCTTTCTATGCGGAAATGGGCGGCCAGGTCGGCGACCGTGGCGAGGCCCGCATCGGCGGCCAGACGGTCAAGATCCTCGATACGCAAAAGGACAGCGGCGGCACCTTCCTGCACGAGGTCGAACTCGACGCAGCGACGGCTGCGCAGGCGGAGTCCTGGATCGGCCAGTCGGCCCTGTTGAGCCTTGACCTGCCCAACCGCCACCAGATCCAGCGCCACCACAGCGCCACGCACATCCTGCACTGGGCCTTGCGCACGGTGTTGGGCGACCACGTGCACCAGGCGGGCTCTTACGTGGGCCCCGACCGCCTGCGTTTCGACTTTGCCCACTTCGAGGCGATCAAGCCGGAGCAACTGGCCGAGATCGAGCGCCTTTGCAACGAGAAGATCCTCAGCAACGACTCGGTGCGCTGGTACGAAATTGCGTTCGACCAAAAGCCGGCGGACGTCGTGGCCTTCTTTGGCGACAAATACGGCGACCGCGTGCGCGTGGTCGAGATCGGCGGCACGGTGTCGGTCGAAGCGGCCGGCCAATCCTACGAGCTGACGGATCGTCCCGAAGGCGGCTGGTCGGCGGAGCTTTGCGGCGGCACGCACGTGCAGGCCACGGGCGAGATCGGTTTGCTGAAGGTCCTCGCCGACAGCGCAGTGAGCGCCGGCACGCGCCGGATTGAAGCCGTGGCCGGTGAAGCCGCGCTCCGGCTGGCCAACGACCGCTGGAATCTGGTCGACGGCCTCGCCAAGCGTTTTTCGAGCAAGCCGAGCGAAGTCGAAGGCCGCGTGCTGGATCTGCAGGACCGCCTCGCCCAAACCGAGCGCGAGCTGAAGCAACTGCGCGCCAAGGCCGCGGCCGGTCAAGCCGAAGAGCTGCTGAGCCTGGCCAAGGATAAGGACGGCCTGAGCGTGCTCGCGGTGGTGCTGGAAGTTGGCAACCCGAACGAGCTGCGCGAGCTGGGCGCCAAGATCCACCAGAAGATGCAGAACGGCCTCCTCGTGGCGGCCAGCGTCTTCGGCCCCAAGGTGACCGTCTGTGCATTCGCCTCCGACGCCGCGATCAAGGCGGGCTTCAAGGCGGGCGACATCATCCGCGACTTGACGAACGAACTCGGTGGCAAGGGCGGCGGCAAGCCCGACTTTGCCATGGGCGGCGGCACCGAACCGGGTCAGCTCGGGGGAGTGCTTGCCAAGTGGCAGGCCAAGGTGGTCGACTAA
- a CDS encoding ABC transporter ATP-binding protein, with translation MDWRRYLNYIREQRGRLLIAIPSGALAGAFSGFGVPFFIQKVFSRLLGEEGRDVGLWVVVGVAALLPLAFLGRAVFMYLSTVYSSKAAESLLRHLRHDLFAKLQTLPLAFYERHQVGDLIARVLGDAQVIQGTIRNVSKDLFVQPFVAIGALSYLVYLSITQADVIFLLLLLLSMPVMLLPVSFVSKHVKRLSRKNQAAMGRFTSILAENMRALMEVRTFNLEQREQQRFDAQLEENEKLAVRTDQYYGLHQPSLEMIGSFVIAAAFVYSQRVALGIEIFIALAVALYFTGDPIRKLFNVWANLQRSRGALERIEQLFSEPEVISDAPDAAPLSTATGRVRYDNVSFHYNVEDTTVAAALDAVSVDIQPGTVCALVGPSGAGKSTFAKLLMRLYDPTSGTILLDETGLRLVKRSDVRRQIAVVPQSPFLFDGTVADNLRIGKADATREEMEAAARAAYAHEFIERLPQGYDTPVGEDATRLSGGQRQRLALARAFLKNAPILVLDEATSALDAESEQKIQQALEQHVSGKTVFIIAHRFSTIRLADRILLFEHGRIVGDGTFDELLSHPLFRSLYENQRA, from the coding sequence ATGGATTGGCGGCGATACCTCAACTACATCCGGGAGCAGCGTGGGCGGCTCCTGATCGCGATTCCTTCGGGCGCGCTGGCCGGTGCCTTCAGCGGTTTCGGCGTCCCGTTCTTTATCCAGAAGGTCTTTAGTCGGCTGCTGGGCGAGGAAGGCCGCGACGTGGGCCTTTGGGTCGTCGTGGGCGTGGCCGCGCTGCTGCCGCTGGCGTTCCTCGGGCGTGCGGTGTTCATGTATCTGAGCACCGTCTATTCGTCGAAGGCGGCGGAGTCGCTGCTGCGCCACTTGCGGCATGATCTCTTTGCCAAGCTGCAGACGCTGCCCCTCGCGTTCTATGAGCGCCATCAAGTCGGCGACCTGATTGCGCGGGTGCTGGGCGATGCGCAAGTGATCCAGGGCACCATCCGCAATGTTTCCAAGGACTTGTTTGTCCAGCCCTTTGTCGCGATCGGTGCGTTGAGTTACCTCGTGTATCTCTCAATCACCCAAGCGGATGTAATCTTTCTACTTCTGTTGCTGCTGTCGATGCCGGTCATGCTGCTGCCGGTCAGCTTTGTCAGCAAGCATGTGAAACGACTGAGCCGGAAGAACCAAGCCGCGATGGGCCGCTTTACCTCGATCCTCGCCGAAAACATGCGCGCCCTGATGGAGGTGCGGACCTTCAATCTGGAGCAGCGCGAGCAGCAGCGTTTCGATGCGCAACTGGAGGAAAACGAGAAGCTGGCGGTGAGAACCGACCAGTATTACGGCCTCCACCAGCCTTCGCTGGAGATGATCGGCTCGTTTGTGATCGCGGCTGCGTTCGTCTACTCCCAGCGGGTAGCGCTCGGCATCGAGATCTTCATCGCGCTGGCCGTGGCCCTCTACTTTACGGGCGACCCCATCCGCAAGCTCTTCAATGTTTGGGCCAACTTGCAGCGGAGCCGCGGCGCGCTGGAGCGCATCGAGCAGCTCTTCTCCGAGCCCGAGGTGATCAGCGATGCACCTGACGCCGCGCCCTTGTCCACGGCAACCGGGCGGGTGCGCTACGACAACGTCAGCTTTCACTACAACGTGGAGGATACCACAGTGGCGGCGGCACTCGACGCGGTATCGGTCGACATCCAGCCCGGCACCGTCTGTGCGCTGGTCGGCCCAAGCGGCGCGGGCAAAAGCACTTTCGCCAAGCTGCTGATGCGCCTCTATGACCCGACTTCGGGTACGATCCTGCTCGACGAAACGGGCCTGCGCCTGGTCAAGCGCTCCGATGTGCGCCGTCAGATCGCGGTCGTGCCGCAGTCCCCCTTCCTCTTCGATGGCACTGTCGCCGACAACCTGCGGATCGGCAAGGCCGACGCCACTCGTGAAGAGATGGAAGCAGCCGCCCGCGCTGCCTACGCGCACGAGTTTATCGAGCGTTTGCCGCAGGGCTACGACACGCCGGTGGGCGAAGATGCCACGCGCCTCTCCGGTGGACAGCGTCAGCGCCTCGCCCTTGCCCGCGCTTTCCTCAAAAACGCGCCGATCCTGGTGCTCGACGAGGCCACCTCTGCCCTCGACGCAGAGAGTGAGCAGAAAATCCAGCAGGCGCTTGAGCAGCACGTCTCCGGCAAGACGGTGTTCATCATCGCGCACCGCTTCAGCACCATCCGCCTGGCCGACCGCATCCTGCTCTTCGAACACGGCCGCATAGTAGGCGACGGCACCTTCGACGAACTGCTCTCCCACCCGCTCTTCCGTAGCCTCTACGAGAACCAGCGGGCTTGA
- a CDS encoding DJ-1/PfpI family protein, with product MTAQDFEPLQIGILLFPRLDQIDLTGPYEVLASLPNVSLHLAAKTLEPVCDYRGLGICPTTTLAAMPEVDVLLIPGGPGQEALMEDDETLDFIRRHTRAARHILSVCTGALLCGAAGLLVGKRATTHWTAIDLLPYFGAVPVRDRVVTDGKWIFAGGVTAGIDGALRLAALLRGEAVAQQVQLRMQYEPEPPFDCGTPERAPASILQAARDASADLTAARLNTAQKIARRLGVDTKVTATGE from the coding sequence ATGACGGCGCAGGACTTCGAACCCCTCCAGATCGGGATATTGCTTTTCCCGAGGCTCGACCAGATCGACTTGACCGGGCCCTACGAGGTCCTGGCGTCTCTCCCCAACGTATCGCTCCATTTGGCCGCCAAGACGCTGGAGCCGGTATGCGACTATCGCGGACTGGGTATCTGCCCGACCACCACGCTGGCAGCGATGCCAGAGGTCGATGTGCTGCTCATTCCCGGTGGGCCGGGGCAGGAAGCGCTGATGGAAGACGATGAGACGCTGGATTTCATCCGTCGCCATACCCGGGCGGCGCGCCACATCCTTTCCGTCTGTACAGGTGCGCTTTTGTGCGGCGCGGCTGGGTTGCTGGTTGGCAAACGCGCGACGACGCATTGGACGGCAATCGACCTGTTGCCTTATTTCGGCGCCGTACCAGTGCGTGACCGCGTCGTTACTGACGGCAAGTGGATCTTTGCTGGAGGCGTTACGGCGGGGATCGACGGGGCTCTCCGCCTGGCTGCACTGCTGCGGGGCGAGGCGGTCGCTCAGCAAGTTCAACTGCGGATGCAATACGAACCGGAGCCGCCTTTTGATTGCGGGACCCCGGAGCGTGCGCCTGCATCAATTCTCCAAGCCGCCCGCGACGCAAGTGCGGACCTGACGGCAGCCCGCCTGAACACCGCACAAAAGATCGCCCGCAGGTTGGGAGTTGACACGAAAGTTACCGCAACCGGCGAATGA
- a CDS encoding DUF262 domain-containing protein, with the protein MSVSEAAAMYADGELELHPAFQRFFRWSPEQKTRLIESLVLGIPVPPVFVAERGDSKWDVIDGVQRLSTILEVMGQLKDKDGVLRPALVLTRTHYLPDFEGRKWDADDPLFDLPEAVKIKIKRARLDVNIVRSTSEVDVKFEVFQRLNTGGAQATEQEVRNCLLVMADPAFFEWFKSLGENVHFQSTLTLTDRAQEEAFDLELVTRFMVFLLRDPAELQSISELGSYLNEEVVRHANDSHFKRTAVQLAFNESFEFLAEHLGDNAFRRYDASRRKYVGPLLRSLFEVVAVSLGYELLQGRSLPDGARFKDKHKALWDELKNQPFVGSGVRASTRIPETIEFGRKWIQK; encoded by the coding sequence ATGTCAGTCAGCGAAGCTGCTGCAATGTATGCTGATGGAGAGCTAGAGTTGCATCCAGCCTTCCAGCGTTTTTTTCGCTGGAGCCCGGAACAAAAAACCCGCCTGATAGAGTCATTAGTCTTAGGTATTCCTGTCCCTCCAGTGTTTGTAGCGGAACGAGGTGACTCTAAGTGGGATGTGATTGATGGAGTGCAACGCTTGTCAACAATATTGGAGGTGATGGGGCAGCTTAAAGATAAGGATGGGGTGCTGAGGCCAGCTTTAGTGTTGACCCGAACGCATTATCTACCAGACTTTGAGGGACGAAAGTGGGATGCTGACGACCCATTGTTTGATTTGCCAGAGGCCGTCAAAATTAAGATCAAGCGCGCACGCCTTGACGTTAACATTGTTCGAAGCACCAGTGAGGTGGATGTTAAGTTTGAAGTCTTTCAGCGATTAAACACTGGGGGTGCTCAGGCAACGGAGCAAGAGGTTCGCAACTGCCTTCTTGTGATGGCGGACCCCGCATTTTTTGAATGGTTTAAGAGTTTAGGAGAGAATGTGCATTTTCAGAGCACGCTGACCCTGACGGATCGCGCTCAAGAGGAAGCTTTTGATCTCGAACTCGTCACACGTTTCATGGTGTTTCTTCTGAGGGATCCAGCGGAGCTACAGAGCATATCAGAGCTCGGCTCTTATTTAAATGAAGAAGTGGTTAGGCATGCAAACGACTCGCACTTTAAACGAACAGCAGTTCAACTTGCGTTTAATGAGAGCTTTGAGTTTTTAGCTGAACATCTGGGGGATAACGCCTTCAGGCGCTATGATGCATCTAGGAGGAAGTACGTGGGTCCTCTTTTGAGATCGTTATTTGAAGTTGTGGCAGTGAGCTTGGGCTACGAGTTGTTGCAAGGGAGAAGTTTACCAGATGGTGCTCGCTTCAAAGATAAGCATAAAGCGCTTTGGGATGAGTTGAAGAATCAGCCCTTTGTGGGTTCCGGGGTCCGTGCCTCAACTCGCATACCGGAAACCATTGAGTTTGGTCGTAAATGGATTCAAAAATGA
- a CDS encoding NAD(P)H-dependent oxidoreductase — MHVLIVYSHPKPTSLTASLAKTLASAIESSEGSHTAEIADLASEGFDPRFTERDITVQHGKSDQLPEIVAEQQRIDRADALVLVYPVYWWSFPALLKGWIDRVFMNGWAYDDRTEPGKVRKLLSRLPVHTIALAGADERTYARHGYFGAMKLQINQGIFDYCGATVRTSELVFEFDPEGALQTAKDLASRICGKQ, encoded by the coding sequence ATGCACGTTTTGATCGTATACTCTCACCCGAAGCCGACTTCATTGACCGCAAGCTTAGCCAAAACGCTCGCCAGCGCAATCGAATCATCTGAGGGATCCCATACTGCAGAAATTGCGGATCTTGCCAGCGAAGGCTTCGACCCTCGTTTCACCGAGCGCGACATCACCGTGCAGCATGGTAAATCGGATCAGCTACCCGAGATCGTGGCCGAGCAACAGCGGATCGACCGGGCGGACGCTCTGGTGCTGGTCTACCCGGTCTACTGGTGGTCGTTCCCTGCCCTGCTCAAGGGCTGGATCGATCGGGTGTTCATGAACGGGTGGGCTTATGATGATCGCACCGAACCGGGAAAGGTCAGGAAGCTACTCAGCCGCCTGCCTGTCCATACCATCGCGCTGGCCGGGGCCGACGAACGCACCTACGCCCGCCACGGCTATTTCGGCGCGATGAAGCTGCAGATCAACCAAGGCATCTTCGACTACTGTGGGGCTACCGTCCGGACCTCGGAACTGGTTTTCGAGTTCGATCCGGAAGGCGCGCTGCAGACAGCGAAGGATCTGGCCTCGCGGATCTGCGGAAAGCAGTGA
- a CDS encoding TetR/AcrR family transcriptional regulator: MSSDSNFIDEAGARKRLSWDERHRQLLDVAWRLIRQQGTEALSLAQVAAEAGVTKPLAYNHFESRTGLLIELYREFDVRQTRLIETALEQGAPTPKGVAKVIAVGYVDCVMAQAQEIPGLVAALGTSPELEAVKRQSDHDFLHLCKRALDAVAKAGAVGMAGMYAMLGAAEGLSHAAANKELSPEEAKAELQQVIEDLLARD; encoded by the coding sequence ATGTCAAGCGACTCCAACTTCATCGACGAAGCCGGGGCCCGGAAACGCCTGTCCTGGGATGAGCGCCATCGACAACTGCTCGATGTGGCCTGGCGCCTGATTCGCCAGCAAGGCACGGAAGCCCTCAGCCTCGCGCAAGTCGCGGCTGAAGCGGGAGTGACCAAGCCGCTGGCCTATAACCACTTCGAAAGCCGCACCGGCTTGTTGATCGAGCTCTATCGAGAATTCGACGTGCGGCAGACCCGCTTGATCGAAACCGCGCTCGAGCAGGGAGCCCCTACACCGAAGGGCGTTGCGAAGGTCATTGCGGTCGGCTACGTCGATTGCGTGATGGCGCAGGCCCAAGAAATTCCGGGCCTCGTGGCCGCGCTCGGCACCTCGCCGGAACTGGAGGCGGTCAAGCGCCAGTCGGACCACGACTTTTTGCACCTCTGCAAGCGGGCGCTGGACGCCGTGGCAAAAGCCGGTGCCGTCGGCATGGCAGGAATGTATGCCATGCTGGGAGCGGCGGAGGGGTTATCCCATGCCGCCGCAAACAAGGAGCTTTCGCCCGAAGAAGCGAAAGCTGAATTGCAGCAAGTCATTGAAGACCTGCTGGCGCGCGATTAG
- a CDS encoding glycosyltransferase family 9 protein encodes MPLPLESPPKRILIIRLSAIGDVIMASSVLPALRRQWPQAEIHWLTEELGAELLQDHPHLKRVWVWPRRQWKKWGKERKYVTLVRETARWRRELREAGFDLVLDLQGLLKSAAFAWLTGAKERIGLRSREGSHRLMTAVVPDNPNEPGPFCREYRQMVAALGIDPDWSQVDLYATPEARAQAAQVLASAEPGAPILLFPFTTRPQKHWFADRWAELAHWLAQEFNRPIWILGGPFDVEAAQAIAAASNSPLVHVRAGWETNLQEKIALVSQAGLAIGVDTGLTHLAVGLRVPTVVLFGSTVGYLRTDPGPGTVLYDHLDCSPCRRHPTCNDRFDCMRAFTVLRVAEAAKGLWDQQPVEA; translated from the coding sequence ATGCCCCTCCCCCTCGAATCACCACCCAAGCGGATCCTGATCATCCGGCTGAGCGCGATTGGCGACGTCATCATGGCGTCGAGCGTATTGCCGGCGTTGCGGCGGCAGTGGCCGCAGGCGGAAATCCATTGGCTGACCGAAGAGTTGGGGGCCGAGCTTTTGCAGGACCACCCGCACCTCAAGCGCGTGTGGGTCTGGCCGCGCCGACAGTGGAAAAAGTGGGGCAAGGAGCGCAAGTATGTGACGCTGGTCCGCGAGACCGCACGCTGGCGGCGCGAACTGCGGGAAGCCGGCTTTGATCTGGTGCTCGACTTGCAGGGGCTCCTGAAGAGCGCCGCCTTTGCCTGGCTCACGGGCGCAAAGGAGCGGATCGGGCTGCGGTCGCGTGAAGGTTCGCACCGCCTGATGACGGCGGTGGTGCCTGACAACCCGAACGAACCGGGACCATTTTGCCGCGAGTACCGCCAGATGGTCGCCGCCTTGGGCATCGACCCGGACTGGTCGCAGGTAGACCTCTATGCAACGCCCGAAGCGCGGGCACAGGCCGCGCAGGTGCTGGCCTCGGCCGAGCCGGGCGCGCCGATCCTGCTCTTCCCTTTTACTACACGGCCGCAAAAGCACTGGTTTGCCGACCGCTGGGCGGAGCTGGCGCATTGGCTGGCGCAGGAATTCAACCGCCCGATCTGGATCCTCGGCGGGCCGTTCGATGTCGAAGCCGCGCAGGCCATCGCCGCCGCGTCCAACAGCCCTCTAGTGCACGTCCGCGCGGGCTGGGAAACGAACCTACAGGAGAAGATCGCGCTCGTCTCGCAGGCGGGCTTGGCGATTGGCGTCGATACGGGCCTGACGCACCTCGCGGTGGGCCTCCGGGTGCCGACCGTCGTGCTGTTTGGCTCGACCGTGGGCTACTTGCGCACCGATCCCGGCCCCGGGACCGTGCTCTACGATCACCTCGACTGCTCGCCTTGCCGCCGCCACCCCACCTGCAACGATCGCTTTGACTGCATGCGCGCGTTCACGGTGCTGCGCGTGGCCGAAGCGGCCAAGGGGCTGTGGGACCAGCAGCCGGTCGAAGCCTAA
- a CDS encoding MAE_28990/MAE_18760 family HEPN-like nuclease has translation MKIRGASELIDYLAGERAWRRVELTSIANALAKISSRDPKIRERRNAIVFSYAHWEGFVKNASIAYLKCIFSKSRPFSSLAANLQALVCRQELLVAQGATRRINPHLAVVSRLVDCRDFNCSADASQLIDTESNLNAEVFADICISVGIDFASRWATWGPFMNDLVRYRCQIAHGEFFEPEEDFSQECVDFVIKAMDSYATDLENMVLQGVFLRQ, from the coding sequence ATGAAGATTCGCGGAGCGAGTGAGTTGATTGATTATCTCGCTGGCGAGCGCGCATGGAGGCGTGTCGAGCTAACTTCTATTGCGAATGCTTTAGCAAAAATCTCTTCGCGAGATCCAAAAATACGTGAGAGAAGAAATGCAATAGTATTTTCATATGCGCACTGGGAAGGCTTTGTGAAAAATGCTTCTATCGCATACCTGAAGTGCATTTTTTCAAAATCTCGACCTTTTTCCTCTCTTGCAGCGAATCTCCAAGCGCTCGTATGCCGCCAGGAACTTCTTGTTGCTCAAGGCGCGACCCGAAGAATTAATCCCCATCTCGCAGTCGTATCTCGCTTGGTTGATTGTCGTGATTTTAATTGTAGTGCTGATGCTAGCCAGCTTATAGATACAGAATCTAATCTTAATGCAGAAGTGTTTGCGGATATTTGTATCAGTGTTGGTATAGATTTCGCTTCTCGATGGGCAACATGGGGACCGTTTATGAATGACCTCGTTCGCTACAGATGTCAGATTGCACATGGAGAGTTTTTCGAGCCCGAAGAGGACTTTTCTCAAGAATGTGTTGATTTTGTTATTAAAGCTATGGACAGTTATGCGACGGATTTGGAGAACATGGTCCTACAAGGCGTCTTCTTACGACAATAG
- a CDS encoding sugar O-acetyltransferase encodes MPTMRELMLSGQPYRADDPELVELRIRARRIAQRYAQLDPADDAGKTALLSDLFQADASQIKIEPPFSFDYGCHTHFAGEAYFNFGAVVLDVAPVRIGHRFQAAPGVQILTATHPLDPVERASGWESGQPITIGDDVWLGGGVIVLPGVTIGHRVVVGAGAVVTKDVPDDVVVAGNPARVIRRLR; translated from the coding sequence ATGCCAACGATGCGAGAGTTGATGTTGTCCGGGCAGCCCTACCGGGCCGACGACCCGGAACTGGTGGAGCTGCGTATCCGCGCCCGACGAATCGCCCAGCGCTATGCCCAGCTTGATCCGGCGGACGACGCCGGCAAGACAGCGCTGCTGAGCGACCTGTTTCAGGCCGACGCGAGCCAGATCAAGATCGAGCCTCCTTTCAGCTTCGATTACGGCTGCCACACACACTTTGCGGGCGAGGCGTATTTTAATTTCGGCGCTGTCGTGCTGGACGTCGCGCCAGTGCGGATCGGCCACCGCTTTCAAGCCGCGCCTGGTGTGCAGATCCTCACCGCCACCCACCCACTTGATCCAGTCGAGCGCGCCAGCGGGTGGGAGAGCGGCCAGCCGATCACGATAGGCGACGACGTGTGGCTGGGCGGTGGTGTGATCGTGCTGCCGGGGGTGACGATTGGGCATCGCGTGGTCGTCGGCGCCGGTGCGGTCGTGACCAAAGACGTGCCCGACGATGTAGTCGTGGCAGGCAATCCGGCTCGGGTCATTCGCCGGTTGCGGTAA